CTTGGCCAAGCCCTTCTTGCCGCCAGTCGCCCGGGAGCGGCTACCGCCGGGTCCGGAGCTCTTGGCTCGTGCCGGGAGCGTGGTGGTGCTCACCGCGCCTCCTTTCGATCATGGAGTGGGGGCCTCAAGGTGAACCGTGAGGCCCCCACTCGGTACATCAGGTGGGATCAGCCGGCGAAGGCTGCGTCCCAGGCCTTCTGCGCAGCAGCCAGCGCATCATCTGCGGACTGCTTGCCGGCCAGGTACTTCTGGAACTGCTCATCGAAGGAACGCATCAGATCCTCGGCCACCGGCAGACCGGTGAACTCGTTGGTCGGAGTGCCTGCCTGGTAGATGTCGAAGGCCTGCTTGAAGATCGGATCACTGTTCACGAAGTCCGGCACGGCCTGGGCGTTGCCCGGGAAGGCGTGGGCCGCGTTGCAGAGGGTGGCGTTGACATCCTTGCCGAGCAGGAAGGCGACCAGCTTGAAGGCCTCGGCCTGGTGCTTGGAGTTGGCGGCAACACCGATGCCCCACGATGCGTACGGCATACCGCGCTTGCCGGAGTAGCCATCAGCGGACGGAATCGCGGCGACCTGGAACTTCAGATCCTTGTTCTGCTCGCGGATCAGGTTCACGTGAGCCAGCGAGTCGATCATCATGCCCACCCGGCCGTTGGTGAACTCGTTGACCTTGTCCTGCTCCTTCATGGTGAAGCTGCCCTTGGCGATCGAGCCGGCGTCGTACATGCCCTTGATGAACTCCATGGCGGACTTCACATCAGCATTGCCGGTCAGGTACGGCTTGCCGTCCTTCAGCATCGAGCCACCGGACGACCAGACCCAGCTCATCACGTCGTTCTGGATGCCGTTGGGCGCGCTGGAATCCAGCGGGAGAACCCAGCCAGCGGTGTTGTTGCCGAGCTTGGTCAGCGCGGCGGCGGCAGCGGTGAACTCGGTGCGGTTGGTCGGGACGGCGGAGACGCCGGCCTTCTTGAGCAGATCGTCGTTGACGAACATCGGGTAGACGAAGTTCGCCACGGGGATCATCCAGGTGGAGCCGTTCAGCTGCACCTGGGCAGCCAGCTGCTTCTCGTCGAAGCTGGCTGCCTTCATCAGCTCGGACAGGTTGGCCAGCGAGCCCTGCTTCACGAAGTCGTTGACCCAGGCTCCGTCGAGGCCGACCACGTCGGACATGGTGCCGGCCGCGGCACCGGCGACGACCTGCTCCTTGGTGGAGGCGTACGGGCCGCTGATCAGCTTGACCTTGATACCCGGGTTTGCCTTCTCGAACTGATCCATGAGGCCGCGCAGTGCGTTGGCGGGCAGTTCCGGCTCCCACCACTGGGCGAATTCGAGGGTAACTTCCTCAGCGGCGGCGCTGCTGCTACCTGCGGCTGAAGTCGGTGCGGTGGTGCTGCCACTGGCACATCCAGTCATTGCCAGAGTCGCTGCTGCCATCACAGCGATCCCCGCCAGGAACTTCTTACGCATCTCACTCCCTTGTTCGTGCGTGACGCGCCGGAGGAGCGGCGACTCCGCTCTGAGACTCACGATCGCGCCGGCGTGCTCATCCTGCCGTCGATTTCCTCCGAGAGTCAAGGCATTTTTGCGGGTTCTTGCGGTTACAGATCGATAACTTCCGCGGACTCTTGCTATAGATGCGGCACTAGTGGCACAATTTGCCGCATAAAGCCGCACCCCTGAGGAGAGAGTATGGCTAAGGAGAACCTCTACCCTGCGCGTCGCCGTGCCGAGATGCTGGAGTTCTTGCGGGACCGGGGCCAGGCCTCGATTCACGAGTTGTCCACGCAGTTCGCGGTCTCGGAGGACACCGTCCGTCGCGACGTCGAGACCCTGGCCGGACAGGGTTCGGTCGAGCGGACGCACGGCGGGGTGACCATCTCCCGCGAGGACCGGTTCAACGATGTGGTGCCGTTCGTGAAGCGGATCGACGCACACTCCGCGGCCAAGGACGAGATCGCCCGGGTCGCGTCCACCTTCATCGAAGAGGGTCAGAGCCTGATCATCTACGGCGGGACGACCACGCTGGCACTGGCCAAGTACCTGGCGGCGCTGCGCGGCATCACCGTGGTCACCAACAACCTGGCCCTGCCTCAGGAGCTCTACTCCCGAGGGGTCCGCGAGATCTATGTGCTGGGTGGCTCGTTCCGTCCCCGCTCCCAGGTGACCATCGGCCCGGTGGCGCTGTCCGACGGTGCCGGCAAGCCGCGCTCGATCCACGCCCGCTGGGCCATCATCGGCGTCGGCGGCGTGTCCGACGAGGGGACGGTCTGGACCAGCAGCCTTCCTGAGGCCGGGATGATGCGGGAAATGATGGACTGCGCCTCGCACACTCTGCTGCTGGCCGATGCCACCAAGTTCGGCAAGCAGGAGTTCGCCGAAGTCGCCGACCTGTCGGCCAACACCACTCTGATCACCGAGAAGCGGCCCAGCCAGGCGCTGCTCGATATGGCCGCCGAGGTCGGCGCCCGAGTGATCATCACCAGCGAGTTCGAGGACGCCCAGTCCCGCGACTGAGCTCCGCACTCTGAATCGAGAACCGATGTCTGTCCTGCCCACCTTCTCCGCCGCTGCCGCCGATCGCACCCTGGATGCCGGGGACGGCGTCGTCCGCCTCGCCCCGACCTGGGTGCCCCGGGTCTTCTCCACCCCCGGCCGGCGGATCCGGCTGCACCCCGAGGACTACTACGCCTTCGGCAAGGACCGCGGCGGGATCGACGAGCGCTGGCTGGCCTCGCCGATCAGGGCCGACAACGGCCCGGCCACCGGTGATTTCGAGGGACTCAGCCTGGTGCGCGGCGCCGAGGGTCAGCTGCTGCCCTTCGACCAGTTCATCGCCCATCACCAGGACACCCTGATCGGCTCACGGATCTGGGCGGCCTACGGCAAGTGGCCGGTGTTCGCCAAGTTCTTCGACAACGAGCAGTCGTTGCCGTTCCACGTCCATCACCGCGACGAGGACGCCCGGGCACTGGGCAAGGTGTCCAAGCCGGAGGCCTACTACTACGCCCCGCAGCTGAACAACCACCTGGCCGCACACCCGGTCTCCTTCCTCGGCCTGCAGCCCGGAGTGACCCGTGACCAGCTGCGGGAGCGGCTGATCGGCTTCGGCAAGGGTGGCGACAACCGGATCACCGAGTTGTCCTTCGGCTACCGGACCCAGCTCGGCACCGGCTGGGACGTGCCGGCCGGCGTCCTGCACGCCCCGGCCAGCGCCTGCACCTACGAGCCGCAGGCCGCCTCCGACGTGCTGTGCATGTGCGAGTCGTGGAGCAACAACCGCGAGGTGCCCGACGAGCTGCTCTGGAAGGACGCCCCGGCCGACCGGGTCGGCGACTACGACTACATCCTCGACCTGCTCGACTGGAAGCTGAACACCGACCCCGATTTCACCAACAGCCGCCGGCTGATCCCGTTCGAGACGGACGAGTCTGTCGCCGCGGCCGACCCCGGCTACGTCGAGAAGTGGATCGTGTACAAGTCGGCCATGTTCAGCGCCAAGGAGCTGACCGTGCGTCCGGGCGCGAGTGTGGTGATCACCGACGCCGATGCCTACGGAGTGATCGTGATCCAGGGCCACGGACGCTTCGGCGTCCATCCGGCCGCGGCACCGACGCTGATCCGCTTCGGTGAGCTGACCGAGGACGAGTTCTTCGTCTCCGAGCCGGCCGCGCGCCGCGGCGTCCGGGTGGTCAACCAGAGCTCGACCGAGCCGCTGGTGATGCTGAAGAACTTCGGACCGGGCACCGCGCCAGGCTTCTGAGCGCCTGGGCTCAGCCGACCGCCAGCAGCCGAGCCTTCTCGGCGGCGGGCAGGAATGAGGCCTCGATGCTGTTGCAGGCCAGGGTGTCCAGCTGATCCTGCCTGAGCCCGAACTGATCGCGGACGGCGACCAGGTTGTCGTCCAGATAGCCGCCGAAGTAGGCCGGATCGTCGGAGTTCACGGTGACCAGCAGGCCGGCGTCCAGCATGGCCGGGAGCGGATGCGCGGCCAGGTGCGGTACCGCCTTCAACCGGACGTTCGACAGCGGGCAGCTGGTCAGCGGGATCCGCTGCTCGGCCAGATGCGCGACCAGTGACGGATCCTCCACGGCCCGGATGCCGTGGTCGACCCGCTCCACCTTCAGCTCGCGCAGCGCCTCCCACACGTAGTCAGGGCCGCCTTCCTCGCCGGCGTGAGCGACGGTGTGCAGCCCGTCGGCGCGCGCCCGCTGCCACAGCGGGGCGAATGGTGCGGCCGGGAAACCGACCTCGGACGAGCACAGCCCGATCCCGAGGAGCTCGACCCCGGTGGCCAGGGCCTGGTCGTAGGCGCACTCGGCGTCGTCCGCACTGAGGTGGCGCAGGAAGGTGACGATCAGCCCCGAACTCACCCCATGGTCGACCTCGGATCGGCTCAACGCGTCGCTGACTCCGGCCAGGACCACCTCTGCCGGCACTCCGCGGGCCGTATGTGCTTGTAGATCCAGGAAGACCTCGGCCCGGACGACGCCGGCCCGGGCAGCCCGGGCCAGGTAGGCGTCGGTCAGCTCGGCGAAGTCGGCCTCCGTGCGCAACACGGCCATGTTCGCGTAGTAGATGTCCAGGAAGTCCTGCAGGCAGCCGTAGTCGAAGCGGCTGCGCAGATCGTCCACATCGCGCCAAGGCAGGGTGAGCTGGTTGCGCTCAGCCAGCTCGAAGGCGAGCTCCGGCTCGAGCGTCCCCTCCAGATGCAGATGCAGTTCCGCGAAGCCCATCACCACTCCCTCGTCGGCTGTTCCCGCGATGCTATCGCCGTCCCGCCGGGGTCGCCGCGCTACCCGTCCACCTCGCCGCGCTACCGCTCCGCCCGCCTCGCTACCCGTGCAACGGTAGCGGCGCGACAGGACGGGTAGCGAAGTGTCGAGACGGGCAGCGCCGCTGCGAACCTGAGGGTGGAGCGGTGAGCGGCCAACCCGCGTGCGCGGACGCTCAGTCGCCCAGCCAGACCACCAAGCCGGTGTGGCCGCTGAGTACGGCAGCGACTCCGGCACGGACGGCGTCCGCACATCGCTGTGGGGTGAAGGAGGCCGGGTTGTAGGTGGACGAGGTGCCCAGGCCCTCACCGCGGAAGGAGGCGCCGGCCCAGTCGGCGGCGGTGACGTTGCTGGTCGGTTCGGCCAGTTCGGCGCCCACCACCAGGAACTGCTGGCTCAAGTGGTTGGCCGAGACCAAGGCCATCGGATCGATCAGGTCCTCCCCGACGATGATGATCAGGTCCGGATGCAGTGCGATGGCCTCGTTGGCACCGGCGATGATCCGGGCGTCCGCGACGATCGTGCGCAGGTCGACGCCGTTCTCCCGCGCCCACTCCCCAACCGCAGAGCGAAGCGTCCCGGTCGGCCGATCATTGCCGGTGGTGAGCAGGACCACCCGATACCCCGGGGCCGGTCGCAGGTCGTGCCAGGATCCGGCGGTCGGAGTGAAGGTCGACTCCGGCGCCGGCGTCCCGGACGGGACGAAGCCCGCAGCCAGCCCGCCGATCGGACGGGGCACCGGCCGAGCCTCCAGCCACGGATCGGCGGCAAAGGCGGTGGCCGCAACCGCCGCCACGGCGGCCAGCCCGGCCATGGCGGCCACCAGCAGCAGCCCACGGTGCGGGGAAGTCGTCATGCCTGCTCCTGGTCGTCCGGGCCTTGTCGGATCCACTGTGCGGGGTGATCAAGGCTCAGATCCAGCCGTCCGCAGCAGAGTTCTTCCGACGTTCGCCAGCCGACCAACCGGCGTTCACCTGCGCCCGTGAGCCTTGCGCTGAACCGACAGAAGGAACCAGGCGATGCCCCACACCACCGTCCGCCCCGCCGCGCGCAATGGGGCGCTGATCGCCATC
The nucleotide sequence above comes from Propionicimonas paludicola. Encoded proteins:
- a CDS encoding ABC transporter substrate-binding protein → MRKKFLAGIAVMAAATLAMTGCASGSTTAPTSAAGSSSAAAEEVTLEFAQWWEPELPANALRGLMDQFEKANPGIKVKLISGPYASTKEQVVAGAAAGTMSDVVGLDGAWVNDFVKQGSLANLSELMKAASFDEKQLAAQVQLNGSTWMIPVANFVYPMFVNDDLLKKAGVSAVPTNRTEFTAAAAALTKLGNNTAGWVLPLDSSAPNGIQNDVMSWVWSSGGSMLKDGKPYLTGNADVKSAMEFIKGMYDAGSIAKGSFTMKEQDKVNEFTNGRVGMMIDSLAHVNLIREQNKDLKFQVAAIPSADGYSGKRGMPYASWGIGVAANSKHQAEAFKLVAFLLGKDVNATLCNAAHAFPGNAQAVPDFVNSDPIFKQAFDIYQAGTPTNEFTGLPVAEDLMRSFDEQFQKYLAGKQSADDALAAAQKAWDAAFAG
- a CDS encoding DeoR/GlpR family DNA-binding transcription regulator codes for the protein MAKENLYPARRRAEMLEFLRDRGQASIHELSTQFAVSEDTVRRDVETLAGQGSVERTHGGVTISREDRFNDVVPFVKRIDAHSAAKDEIARVASTFIEEGQSLIIYGGTTTLALAKYLAALRGITVVTNNLALPQELYSRGVREIYVLGGSFRPRSQVTIGPVALSDGAGKPRSIHARWAIIGVGGVSDEGTVWTSSLPEAGMMREMMDCASHTLLLADATKFGKQEFAEVADLSANTTLITEKRPSQALLDMAAEVGARVIITSEFEDAQSRD
- a CDS encoding adenosine deaminase, producing the protein MGFAELHLHLEGTLEPELAFELAERNQLTLPWRDVDDLRSRFDYGCLQDFLDIYYANMAVLRTEADFAELTDAYLARAARAGVVRAEVFLDLQAHTARGVPAEVVLAGVSDALSRSEVDHGVSSGLIVTFLRHLSADDAECAYDQALATGVELLGIGLCSSEVGFPAAPFAPLWQRARADGLHTVAHAGEEGGPDYVWEALRELKVERVDHGIRAVEDPSLVAHLAEQRIPLTSCPLSNVRLKAVPHLAAHPLPAMLDAGLLVTVNSDDPAYFGGYLDDNLVAVRDQFGLRQDQLDTLACNSIEASFLPAAEKARLLAVG